Proteins encoded together in one Telopea speciosissima isolate NSW1024214 ecotype Mountain lineage chromosome 4, Tspe_v1, whole genome shotgun sequence window:
- the LOC122659708 gene encoding uncharacterized protein LOC122659708 — translation MSNKSPIFPMPEPRHFSDYGFDPQIDYFQVLEEARKHKRETSRSVDALHFKLQKPITKEDSKKSKKKKKQWWTNALLFWRWKWAHGDTPNGEDCGFNKRTRVCRGSISGPVYITESRSGSTTPYRTSCRPASGPLAGTLMPTMKGEIEIPYLSLRDLNIDLEPQQHHRISTSAMPIYLVT, via the exons ATGTCGAACAAATCACCAATATTTCCGATGCCAGAGCCTCGTCACTTTAGCGACTATGGTTTCGATCCCCAAATCGACTACTTTCAG gttctagAGGAAGCACGAAAGCACAAGCGGGAAACGTCCAGATCCGTAGATGCTCTGCACTTCAAGTTACAGAAACCCATAACGAAAGAAGACTCGAagaaaagcaagaagaagaagaagcagtggTGGACAAATGCTCTCCTCTTCTGGAGGTGGAAATGGGCTCACGGTGACACCCCCAATGGTGAAGATTGTGGTTTCAACAAAAGGACCCGAGTTTGCAGAGGATCAATATCAGGACCAGTTTACATAACAGAGAGCAGAAGTGGGTCGACAACGCCGTACCGGACTAGTTGTAGGCCTGCATCGGGGCCGCTCGCTGGGACACTTATGCCGACAATGAAAGGGGAGATAGAGATACCTTATCTCAGTCTCAGAGACCTCAACATAGACTTGGAGCCACAGCAACACCATCGAATCTCAACATCCGCCATGCCCATCTACTTAgttacttag